AAATTCCATGCAAAAAAGATCCTGCTCCGGGATGGGGAAGTTGCAAAAACCCTTTACTTTATTCTCAATGGCTGTATAAGGACTTATCTGATCAGAGAAGACGGAAGGGAAATAACCATGCAGTTCTTTTTCGAGGGGCAGATGGTAGCTTCAATGGAAAGCTTTTTCTCAAAAAGTCCGGGCAGGGTTTATCTGGAAACAATTGAAGAGACCGGGGTTGTTGCAGTTGACAGCAAAGATTTTGAAAAATTTATCGGGAGTATGGACCCTTCAAAAGACGGTCTTGTATCATTTTTGAAGCATAGGCTTTTCTATTACATGAGCCTTCACACTTCGTTTATAGCTGACCCTCCGGAAAAAAGGTATCTGAAACTAATCGAGGAACACCCGAGGATTATGGAAAGGGTTCCACAGCACTATATTGCTACGTATCTCGGCATAACCCCTGTATCGCTCAGCAGAATAAGGGGCCGCATAAGAAATAATAAAATTAACAAAGGTTAACGACATATTTTATAAAACCTCGTATTATTGATGATAAACAATGGAGGTTTTACTATGAAACAGAATACCAGGATAACTAATATCGGCCTGATTATTGTAAGTTTGACAACGATATTAACAGGTTTTGTTATTCAGTTGCGATATCATATGGATAGACTACCTCCAACTGCAGAAACATGGGGTTTGGCTTATGACAGTTGGTCATCCCTTCACAAATTATCAATTGTGGTGTTTTCACTTCTTACGTTGTTTCACGTCATTGCACATTGGAAATGGTACAAAACAGTAGTTATCAAAAAATTGTTTGCCAAAAATAAGCAAACAATAATTCTCTCAGTAATTTTTATTATTACTGCCGTTACCGGTTATATAGCCTGGTTTGCAGGATTAGCCAATGGAGGAGCGTCATCAGATACTATGCTATTTAGAAAAGCATTCATTGAAATTCATGATAAGATAGCCATATTATTAACTATTTATATAGTTGGCCATATTATAAAACGGATGAAAAGGATCTGAGTTCGTCATTTTCCTCCTTGTATTTAATCCCGCTCTTTGATAGCATGAAGAAAATCAGGTTTAACTTTTCCTTGAGGACTCAATGTGGAAATCAGAATAAAGAGAATAACAACACCGACAATCAATGGACATCCTGATTTGCCGGAAGATACCGCCGTCTACCTGGTTGTTGACAATGATAAAGAGTTCACAATTACCTGCAGGTTTCACATCCACGGCAACAGTCTCTGCCTTTACGGACAGGAAGGAACCCTGCACACAGATGCGGATACCGGTAATGTTTACAGACAGATAGTCTCCCCTGGTGGCGGCTGCGGCTTGATCATAAACGATGAGCCCATCGAGGGACTGTCACCCTGGGCATTGCGTGGCGTTATTATTGCCGAACAAAGCAAGGAAACAGGGGAAATCCTGTTAACAACGGAAGGTTCTAAAAGCGGTTCTGATGAACCGCCGGTCATGTTCATTGACGGCAACGCTACCGTAAAGAATTGATTATTGATTAACTGCTTTGAAGGTATGGATATGCGATAATTCGGTTTCTATTAGGCGCTTCTCTTCTTCAAGGTCATAGTCGTTCTGAATGCCAAGCCAGAACTGA
This is a stretch of genomic DNA from Pseudomonadota bacterium. It encodes these proteins:
- a CDS encoding DUF4405 domain-containing protein gives rise to the protein MKQNTRITNIGLIIVSLTTILTGFVIQLRYHMDRLPPTAETWGLAYDSWSSLHKLSIVVFSLLTLFHVIAHWKWYKTVVIKKLFAKNKQTIILSVIFIITAVTGYIAWFAGLANGGASSDTMLFRKAFIEIHDKIAILLTIYIVGHIIKRMKRI
- a CDS encoding Crp/Fnr family transcriptional regulator; protein product: MNPDIKENIVTHFPQFEQCWDKVEKYLNYKKFHAKKILLRDGEVAKTLYFILNGCIRTYLIREDGREITMQFFFEGQMVASMESFFSKSPGRVYLETIEETGVVAVDSKDFEKFIGSMDPSKDGLVSFLKHRLFYYMSLHTSFIADPPEKRYLKLIEEHPRIMERVPQHYIATYLGITPVSLSRIRGRIRNNKINKG